AGGTAAAGCCTCTGTGAAGGATCGAACAACCACAGAAGCGACTGGCTCTCTTCGACTATTTGAAGAGCAAGTAAAAAGTTTAATGTTTGAATGGTAAGCAAAGGCCGATCATCACAGTAAAACTCACTCAGACATATCCTACCTCTCTGGGTTCTCACAAATCCCCTCGACTAAATAAAATGCATCCtggaattaaagaaaaaaaaaaggcaaccaACCTTAACATGAAGAAATCTCAACAGACAGAAATTGCAGTAGCAAAATTTATGTAACGCTTTACTTTGTGTTGACTGTTTaccatgtttatttttgtgtggACCAGACAGGAGACAAAGGAAACATCCAGACAGTAGCAAACAGTCATAGAGGGCAGGAATCGTATTTGCAGTGAGCTGATCTGAAAAATTCAAACCCAACATAACGAGTTCAGAGCAGAACTCTGGGAAATCATCCGTTAAAGCTTCTTAAAACTGATTTGTACTTCTACCTGACTGTTGTCTTGCTTTGTCAGCATGATCATCTTCATGCTGCCTTTATCTTGGCTGTAATACACACATGAATGAACATTTTCAAAACTGTTTTAACAAAGACATGCCCCTGTGCATGTTTACAGTTACAGGACGTTGTAAAACAGTGATACGTACGCCACCATGGAGGCAGAGCCACATTCTGCAGTGAGCTGAAAGTCATGAACGGCGAGTTCTGGCCAACAGTGAATCATGACAAGGAAGTGCAGATCCCAAAGACTCAGAACATCCTGAGACACAAGAAATAATCCAGGATAGATTTCAAACTCAAATTCTGATTGCTCTAAAAGTTCAAACTGTTTTACAAAGCAGGATCTCACCTCAGTGTCGAGGATGTACAAAAGGTTATCCACCACCACCATCTTCCTTACACctgcaaagacacaaaaactCCTAAAATCATCACTTCTTAAATCAGCATTAGATTCAACATTTTGCTTATATAACCATGGATTTCTCTCTGTGAAACAAATGGCAGTGGATGGAGCAAAGTTTGCTTTTCTTCACGTCTGAGTTTATTGATCAGGTGGATGAAGTTCTCCTGCTTGCTTTTTCCCAGTAAAGGTTTTTATTGGCAATCACGGGAACAGCGCTGCTGTTTTGGATGCTAGAAACACGTTTTCTTTCTCCCCACCTGAGCCTCACCACCTTCGTAACAGCTCTGCCACTTTGCTCTTCATGGTGTATAAACAGACTCCGGCACCACATTAAACTGTGGTGGCCcgtcatcactgctgctgtgttatcagtgtttctgtttcaaACTGGGGACTGTGTGAACTTAATGTTGTCACTTTTTATTCACACGCCGCTCCGAAATAAGTTTCTATTTGCAGGTCTGTTTTTAGTCACAAATGTGGGTGAAATGATCAGGTTTACATCGTTTATTACAACAGCAGCCTACAGAGCCGTGTGCTAAACGAAGCGTCGAAGCAAAGAAGTTGCGTTTAGAATTTTTTTCAGAATCTAATTattcacctgctgctctctggcagcagcaccatgccctcccttgttttaaatgcactttagaacaacacgcagcaacactacacatgagcgggaggagggaggtatggggtcttcacacacccccgttctctactagccatcggggcagggggctgggaggaggtgttggctgtccgatgggcctccctgctgccgcggagcctggggcggtctgcttgcctccaccccgggggaaagggtcacatctcttgggtctgggtgccgtttccccctctgggggtgagggtacctggacccggggtatagagtatgtttggggagtgtgattgtgtgtacatgtccatgtatgtctattactaagttgggtgagtgctgagtgtttgtatatgtgtgcatgagggtgggaaagcatgtttgtgtctgtgtgtgcctgtttgtctgtgtctgtatgtcaggtcgggtcttagactccacctctctgggaacacccaggccctccaaagtgtggaggcctatctcccctcaccacactccctgccagtgactgatgccctcaggggttggtgcattggtggttcttggtgtccggggctgggtgctcaggtatgcaccagctcactcccggtggctacttggcggggcctggtgcctgtcgctcggtcaggcctcttccggggcaaaggggaccccccgggcctccggcctcggggtctgcggctcggttcactctggcacagctggctgccggcagagccggcgggcacgccagtgcagccccctctggcttctgctccgtggctactgggtgacccctcgtctggggatctcctcagccctttccaggagggtggcacggatgcccctccggtggtccaccttgggctctcgcactctggggcctctggatgtctgaagcctggatctcctccatgtctgcttcatgccctgggggacggggctatggccccccacaccctctagcagaccgttacatggagaaaccttttgtatacaagcgcgctgatccacacaggtgtgcacacggatgttcactgttcgtagacataaactacacctttcttagctgctacttcaaagcacatggtgcgctgtctgtcctgtgtgctgcacaacaacattcaatatttagtatttactgctgttcacacttagctagattaacgggatggtgttgtgtttagtatgttgctttgggttttttttgcttgttttctcttctttttctctcaacaggtgatccaggagattttttttttctttttctccttgtctttgtaagtgccctttctcactgtccctcttcccttctgtttttcttttccttcctctctttcctatcccccagtcatgtctgtcccatctgtaacaactgaaaataaaataaataataacaacaaaggttgatcaaatggaccaatacggcaatgccatgatgatccatttggcaaaataaatccatttggtatccttgttggtcttcagacaacaattctgacggctaaagaaccaaatgggacagaccaaaaaaaaaaaaaaaaaaaaaaaaaaagaatctaatTATTCTAGTTACTCAATGAATCGTTGCAGCCCTACttccaaaaaaccccccaacaaAAACGTAATGTAATGCAACACTTGGGAACTGAGAGCACTTACCTGGAATTAAGCTGCTGTCGACGGTCTGAGCAAAGCACATCTTAGCTTGATGAGGGTCCATCCTCCAGTGagtcaaaacattttctttatccCCCTGTCAAgatgaaaatattgttttacatGATATAATGAAACACTTGCTTTATGTTATATGAGGActatcaaatatttaaaatgcactGACAAAACTGTGAGCACGAGGCAGTTGATTTAGAATGACTCTGATTTAAAGACATATACACAGTCATAGCCTATGTgaatgtttttttgtgcagcacAACACTGCTTCCACGCACATATTACTAAATGAGGATCAATGAGTTCAGTGTATGCACATGGCCTCCTATTCACCAGAGCTCAGTTCTATTGAGCACCTTTGATATGCGGTGGAGAGTCACATCATGGATATGCAGCTGACAAATTTCCAGGAACTGTGTGATGTTATTATGTCACTATGGATCagatctctgaggaatgtttccagcaccttgttgaatctgtgccgcAAAGAATTCAAGCAGCTCTGATAGCAAAATGGGTCTAACCCAGtcctagcaaggtgtacctaataaaatgtcCACTGTAAACTTGCCACTAAAAATGGTTTTATACTTGCAGTATTTGGAAAAGTTTTTGAGTCATTTACCATTAAAAAGTGCAACTTTTGCTGGTATGAGACCAAAAGTAAAATGAAATGCACACAGCAGGACAGAATGACTAAAACATATCCGAAACACCATAAGGTGTTACAATCATTTCTTAAAATTCTTTCAATATGCTTCCTTTATCATGTAACGCTTATCTCAGAATTGTAGCTGGAAGTCAAATTAATCAAACTTGACACTGATAGACACTGACCCCAATCATCAGGTGGACTTCATGGCCCAGACTGAACATCACTGCTGTGCTACAACCCTCCTCATAGTAATCCTTGGTGGAGTAAAAATCTATCTTGATCAAAGACTGGAGCTGAAACAGAGAAATGAGTGACTATTTCTGCgttgctgaaagaaaaaaaaatattgcttgTGCATAAAAAGAGTTTTTGACCTTAACTTACCTCCTTTAGAGCTCCAACATCCATTTTTTCAATAGCTGGAATGACAAAAGACAGAGATCAAACAatggctttgaaaaaaaaaaacttagcaGATGTGGGGCACACAAATTTTTATACCTGACTCAATCTTTGCCAAGGAAAGGTTTGTAATGTGGAAAAAACCATCCTTAATGAGAAGGAACATGTGGTACATTCCTGCCAATAATAAACACacaacatgaaaaaacaaacaaacaagcaaacataaACCTGACATGGCAGCTAGAGCACTGCTTCTACATCCATTTGTCTTTCCAGGACATGTTAATTTCTCATAAGTCACTGTTCTCATATCACCTGAGGATGCCTTGTCTTCATCCATGATGAGATAGCGGTAGGTTTTCTTATCTCCATTTGGTTTCTCAACCAAAGCCTTCAATTTCAGAGGATACACAGCATGTTAATGATGTAACACTTCATGCATCACCAGGGTTCAGTTTTTACTGCTGCTACTGTCCTGTATACTTTAGCTTTATTATTCAGACATGCATACGACTAGATAAGATTAGATAGGATAAGAGTTAAGGCCTTAAAGAtgaaaaccacacacacccgGGTTAGGAGGATCCTCTTTTGCGGAACGTAGATCAAATGAAGgtttccatttctttcacaAACTACCAGAAACTTTCCCTTCAGGCACACGTCAATGGCGTCCACATCAGTTTCTGGAAAAGAAAACCTTTgtttatttatacttttttaaaatgtatatttatttatactttGCAGATGCCTCAAAACGATTTTTATGGCTGATTTTTATGCAGCCACACAAATAATGCTTACCAAAGTTAAGAAGCAGGAGGATGCTCTGATAGCTCTGATCAAACAGGATGACTGTCCTGTCAGCAACAATAAAACTCCAGTTTGAGCCGCTCGAGGACGTGAGATTGGGATCTACCTGCACCTGTAAAAACCCAGGTTTACTAAACCTTGCTTAAAACACTAATACAGGCCCAGGAGTCTTTGCCACAAACCCCCTGGCATGAGTGTGTGGTAAATATTTACATCAGTCACCTCATTAGCACTGGAGACTTTGACCAACGTGTCCACCTGATACAGGCCACTGCTGTTTTCCTCCCGGGACACACCATCGAAACGGACTGTATTTGTATCTTCGTTGGTCAGAAGTTCAACTTCGCTCCACAGCGCCATTTTCAGGAGCTGATACAGGAGAGGATATCTTAACTTGCCTAGCAGCTAGCTGTCATTAATCAGGTTATAATACCAATGCTAGCTATTTAGCAGAgatttacaaataacaataaaatataaggcAAACAATGgaatgacttttttttattaaggagATATAACCGACAGCAACTCACCAGTTTACTGTAATACTTAAACAGTTATAGCAGAGAGAGCCGACATTACACCACCGTATTTAGCTTTAGAATTTGGCGGGTTGATGTAGGTTGTTAGGATTGAGTTGTTTGTGGTGGTTGTTCCCAGAGTTTTGCCTGTCAGATGCAATGTCCTTACAGTAAAAGGTAAAGATCCAGAGCTTTCTGTAAGTTTGGCAGTAGCATCCCACGCGACACTCAGTAATCTATTATAAAATGTTCAATGCAATGTGTCTATCATCCAATATGGctcatttaaatgtttaagaTAATTTGACCTGAGATTAAGAGACGCCTGAAAGGCTAAATCGAGgataaaatcaaacaaatataGAGGCGGGGCATTGCAGGAATATCCGGCGAGTCTTTTGTGTTGCCAGGTTTGGTGATTTACGGCCGCATTTGACGCAATGCTTAAACTTTAGGACTCATATGgccatgtttacatttttacaaaaaacgtgcattttttttaagaacataacaacaaaataaataaatgcaacaagttaaaaaagaataagacaaagaggatTATAAGAATACGACTATATGTTTTTGTAATAAATGTTTGCTGGGTGTATAACCAATGACTATATAAAAGTAATTATGTCTTACAGTATTATACTATTTGTTTTGTATTGCAGTCAaagtatattattattattattattattattattattattattattattattattattattattattatttcgtTTCTTAAGTTTGGCATTTACCTGAATCAGGGAGTCAAGAGGCTACAACTGGCAACCCAGATCAGATTAGCTGAGCTAGTCAAAGGGCCTCAGCAGTAAGCTACCTCTCTACCTTTTCGTCTTCGTTCACAAAGGCAACAAGAAAATCGCATTTAGGCATAAATATTATACTTCAATATAATGTCGGTAAGTATTATCGTGTTACTGTAATGTCGTACGTACATGGGTTTGATAGATACTTCGTAATTTTAGTGGAAGTTTTCGGTTGTATTCATGATATTTTTCTCTTAAAGATGGCGCCTAGCGTGTGTTAGCTTAGCGGTCGAGCTAACGATAAAATTACTCCAAATATCACTGCGGTGAAGGCGTGAAGAACGAAAACGGAGAGATTTGGCTGCCGTAGATTACGTGATGGGTTTCTAGCTATTCATTTCATGTGATCACTAGAATCCACACATTTAATCCAATACAATAGCAACACAGTAGCACAAATGACTGATATGGCTAACTATGAATTAACACTGCAGTGACCCATGGTATGTCTCATCTGCTGAAATGACTCCACTTTGAAAACGGCTGCGTTTTAGTCTGCGTGAGCCACACAATAAAAGCCATTATATCGTGACATTTAGTGTAATACTGCAGTATTGAAGGACATTAAATAGGtaccacagtaaaaaaaatgctgagcaatacttaaaataaaaagcataaaataaaaataacgtTGTGCCTGTGGACTACACAGCCTTACATTCCCTCCTTACTGCAACTGCATTAATGTCTGCGACATACTGCAGAAGTAATGTTGAACAGTGTTCAGATAGGTGTTTAATGCAATAGTAGTCAGCCTCGAGTATTATTTGGAAGGACTAATCGAAAGTGAAATTCATGCTTTATTTAGGATCTGTTTGTGAATGTTCATGAAGTGCACTCTAACCCAGAGCAGGGCCATAACACTTTATTTCAGCACTTTCTTTCCTGCTTATTAAAGCTGTTGGAAAAAGTAAAACCAGTACTGTAATTAATTTGTGCCTTGcctttgaaatgtattttgatTATCGAAAACCTTCAGAATAACAGGGAAATCTTTGTTAATTAAGGCAACTTTATGCACACTGGTGTTGCTTACATAAGTAATCAATGTCTAATGTATTTATTGGCGTTAATACATTAGACAGAAGCTCTATTTGTCTGTCCAGATCATCCTGTGCATGTTTTGAGTATCACAGAAAATCTGGGCTGTACTTTAAGGGTTTTTAATGGCTCCAAATAGGTTTTTGAGGGTAGTTTCCCTATGTAATCAAGCACTTTTATTGTATTACAGttctactgttttgttttttactttagtgaAAAGCCAATACCACATGCATTTTACTACTCAACAAAAACCCTGATCAGTTTTACTCATAGGCCATGAGTTATAGTAGATAATAGTTCTTTAGCTGTATAAAATTCGCTTGACTCCAAAGAACTTCACTAATTAGTTCCTGTTGTGATTTCGCATGTTTGTTTCAGGCGAGTGACAACGACTCTGTCGACTTGACCAGATCTGGCTCCCCAGTTCATCACAGAAAAAGGCATATGGAGTCATCAAAGTCCCCCAGAAGCTCCAAACACCACCATTCACGGTCAAGGTCACGCTCCAGGGACCGAAAACGTTAGTATTCAGTTCACAAATGGCACAAAAAAATGTCACGTATGTTCGAGCTATAATACAAAATTTTGTTACATTCCCAGTTTAGAGGTAACCTAGACAAAAAAAGATTGgcagcacaaaacaaaaacaataaactaAAGTTTCTGATGATCCCTAGTAGTGGTGGGCAATTTAGCCTCAACATTACCAAATTTGCTAAGAGTTAATCACACATGTGAAATCTGGTCTACTACCTGCAGAATATACTTTACACAGTGGCTTTGCCATATATTTGATCATCTTGTCAGACGAACAGATTTAATCTGAAATATGCTCTGCTTTTCCAGGTGACAGAAAGTACAGACGCAGTCGCAGCAGGAGCAAAGAGGTAATTAATACCTTTGTTTCTATAGTTAGAAACGCATTTGATGTGATTTTAAGGACCCTAAGTTATATTCCTTGTTAGTTTTAAGTCAAGGTGAGTATGTTTTCTTAGGTTAAACAAATTATAATAGCCAAAATTAAGAAGAAGTGAAATAAATGGCGATGGGCTTGCTCACGTGGaaagggtctttttttttttctttttttaccctCGTTGTGCTCTGATTTCTCAAAGGAAGCTTTTGTCCTTGGTGATCTGTCATTGTTTGTAACCATTGTAAATGGTGAAGACTagcttttctcctttttattttttgttaaatccTGTGTGGAGATCACATGATAACATTTCTACAATAAATCATACTCAGCGTGCTAACGCACGAAGAGACTGAACAGAGGACCCTGCTGACATAGCAAAATAATATGCCTACTACTGGGACAGGTAACTATCTGCCATTCAAACTCCTCTTTGTCACACATTATGAGTAGAAAGTTGGATTAACTGTTGCATCTCTTGCAGCTGGGGATGGGCATAATTAATCTAattaaactgaaattgaatCCAAACACGATCAAATGTGTGGGCGTAAGGAGTAAGTTGGATGCCCGAACCTACATCAGCCTTTCAGCAGGCACAAACTAATTTGGTTTGCGCTCAGTTTTTGTCATCAaattgggggggaaaaaatcttAAAGTGTTTCCTCCTCCTAGCTTATTGAATAAAATGACGACTTGCTGGTTCCTGTTTGCCCACACTTACACTTCTCTAAGTTCTCTAAGAATGACATTCTGTAATTTTTATGGAAGTGGGTTTGAAATGACAAggttttattcagcttgtcaatTTTATTACATACCTTATGGTCTAAGCCATGGTACTAACTCTTTTTGTTGCACTATTTTCCTGAAAGAGACAACTTCTTCTTAAAACAGGCACGAAAGAGGGACTCTGAGAAGCCATCAaaatcacacagaaaaacagatgAGCCGCAAGACCAAGAGAGACTTTCGGCAGAGAACGGAGAGGAACGTTCCAGGCGCAAGGACAGGAAGTCTTCAAAGGGCCGGAGCCTGTCTAGGTCACACTCCAGAGAGAGGTCAGTCTGCTCAGTAAAGTAAGACTGCAGCAGGTCTCCATACTTACgacaaagaaaaatgcaaattgTTTAGAATTGCTGGCTGTAGCTTCTGGATGACCTGAGTCATTTGTCAAACTTTGAGAAGAAAAACGTGCCAAGAAATACAGAAATGCCTGCATTTGTTTCATGTCATTAATGTTGCTTTCAGACGGCATCACAGCAGAAGTAGGGACAAGCGGCGATCAAGATCACGCAGCCgggacaagaagaagaaggccAGGTCTCGCTCGGGTTCAAGGACCAAACATCGTCACCATAGCAGAAGTCGCAGTAAGAGCAGGTGGGCTCAGCTGAAATCGCACCGTTTCTTATGCCGATGAAGTGCTTTTGAACTTTTGTCTTAGATTTTACatgtcattaaccctttaagaccggtcggagcaggcacgctccgttttgcgtaactatttttaaatccctgtagaactgcaaccgcgtaagctagcgcaataatttttttttgcatatgaaaccggaggagttgtacttgcatcttatgccatcaacttgccctaggtcacagtttccatccacatatagctttgcaaaaattgcataaaactggtgtttttaaaagtcatgtttaacTTTATGCTTCTCtgtatagtttctgggatgcttagaactcaaattgcactgctggaaatagggttgttttttttttttgcaaatttgcattataatatatatttgcgtttttcctgcagtatataaaaattggtgtatctcaaaaataaaactatgaagatactcaaaacaaatttcctgtggtgggaaactattttgtgcaacttttttgtatttacagttttgagggataaacctcttaaatttctctaactagaaatatgtttatttaaaaaaaaaaaaaaaaaaagattttcaatttttttgtagtttattgcacttttttgcaatttatgtagttactatgcacttaatgcatacatattattaaaatttgggctataatgtattgatgtatagcaacttgagatgctcccaaaaatggcactacagcatgtaaaaatataaagataagctctggcggacttggttctttgctaggtcttaaagggttaagagTATGTTTGTTGgctgactttgtttttgttttttatctccAGGGAGCATAAGAAAAGGACTGAAAAGGTGCGCAGGAAGAGCCGAAGCAGGACTCCTAGTCCACCCGCCTTCCGAGGCCGAAACACAGCCATGGATGCTCAAGAGGCCCTAGCAAGAAGGTAAGAAAACGGCTGATGGGAAATGTAGACCTTTGATGTTTGGCTTGAAacctgtgattaaaaaaatagatttaaagCCCAGCCCAATAAGTAAGGCATTTGTTACTGAATCTCAGGTAGAAGTTTAATATCGCAGTTTGTGGTTACAGTCAAGCTTCTCATTCATGTTGCGCTTTTTACTAATGTTGTTCACAAAAGTCTAAAATTATGATGGCTGGTTGCAGCATTCATGGTTCCAACAAAAGGCGCTAACTTTGGTAGCAGAAAGTGAGCTTAGAGAAGCTTTAGCTTCATCAGATCACTATCAGATGCGCAGGAAGACATCAAATGGAGTTTAAATCCTGCTGGGTCATGATGGAGTTTGATATACAGAAACTCAAAAGTAGTTACATTATCTAgaattagagctgggcgatataagattttttcatatcacgatatgtttttttcatttcaggcgataacgatatatatcacgatataagccaaataactatatttgtaagatttaaatgtgccgttgctcacaagtaaaatgtgaaataattagcagcttgttttaatttaaatatttatttcccattataagttcaacagggtagatgtacttaaggaacatgaaacttcagtttcagataaataaaggcaaatattgcaaactacacaaaacgcagctgctaaagcgtttaagtttcaaaatagaacaaacaaaacagactactaaattgtcaattccacttagaaacaaaatattcattctaaaaataaatcttagttcgttttacagaagaacagacaaaattgactaacttttgtcaatatcaaataaactgagaactaaaaggaaattttcaatctctccttgttgtatagcttagcttttcaaacagttttaacagttactttagtctgacaaaagccgaatgacgaattagcgctttcagtcagagattgagcatgcaccggtttattgtatttccagacttgctttcggcacaatttacagtgcgcgctactctgttttttgtcagacttgaaatagccgaaataccctcacactacggaacttctatggcccttccgttcgacaatctctccggcattggaaccatcatctgttttctcttcggtaaccttcgctcacgctctcggttgatttttctctagtcggcaaactcatttccttcattacccgggcggcccggctgcaaaaacaaataccatgtgcgccttggcacttgtgctgtacgtaacaagtcacgtgacgtgacgctgccgctgtgattggttaggctctgcgctacttaatttggattggctgttcttttttttttttaaagaggacaagagagatgaggcctatcgcaatagttaaatttttctatcgagaaaaagttatttcgcaatacatatatcgttctatcgcccagctctatctagaatagaatagaatagaatagaataatcctttaattgtcccacaaggggaaatttggttgtaacagcagccagaaagacacatatacaacaaacaggacacagaacagaaacatacacaatttttcttacatacTTACATTAAGcacaatggttactataaaccgagtactgtacagttattaaattaaattaaattaaaaaaatatataaatataaatatctgtAAATAGGCTTAAATTCATTAAGTGAGACCAGCTCCTTAAgttcctgatgcaaccccaaAGCGAAttgtgtctcctcctgagaTTAAACTGGGAATCTATTATTTGTTAGGCAAATGGAGCCACTGGTTAAACACGCTGGCCTTTTTGGTAGCATCAACACTCCCCCTAGTGGTGTACAGTATGGCTCTAAGTTGGAAAAGTGTCCTGGTGTCTTTTTACTGTTATGGTTTACGTGTAGGTCGAGatcttttgttcattttaacCAAAATGGTCTCCACTCTTCTTTCCAGGCTGGAGAGAGCAAAGAAACTGCAGGAGCAGAAGGAGAAGGAAATGTttgagaaacagcagcagcaacaacaggaGATCGCTGCAGGTGAGAAGTGCTAACTGTGCACAAAGTAGAAACTTTAGCGCCTGaatcaattcaattttcaattttatttatatagtgccaaatcacaacaacagtcgcctcaaggcgctttatattgtaaggtagaccctacatcTATACATACGAGTCAAGATTCAGTTCATCAGGAtggtctgtgttttcttttgttttctttttcttttctttttgttttggtttttttcctggcagcagcagctgctgcagcagctgtcTCAAACCCTGCCCTCAACGTCGCGG
This region of Pelmatolapia mariae isolate MD_Pm_ZW linkage group LG12, Pm_UMD_F_2, whole genome shotgun sequence genomic DNA includes:
- the rsrc2 gene encoding arginine/serine-rich coiled-coil protein 2 isoform X1 codes for the protein MSASDNDSVDLTRSGSPVHHRKRHMESSKSPRSSKHHHSRSRSRSRDRKRDRKYRRSRSRSKEARKRDSEKPSKSHRKTDEPQDQERLSAENGEERSRRKDRKSSKGRSLSRSHSRERRHHSRSRDKRRSRSRSRDKKKKARSRSGSRTKHRHHSRSRSKSREHKKRTEKVRRKSRSRTPSPPAFRGRNTAMDAQEALARRLERAKKLQEQKEKEMFEKQQQQQQEIAAAAAAAAAVSNPALNVAALLASGTQVTPQIAMAAQMAALQAKTLAETGIAVPSYYNPSAVNPMKFAEQEKKRKMLWQGKKDGEKSQTAELWEKLNFGNKDQNVKFRKLMGIKGDDDVEAAKPLNDDGMKTLQKQEEMFRNLDVQYEMARSQTHTQRGMGLGFSSSFSRGMDSM
- the rsrc2 gene encoding arginine/serine-rich coiled-coil protein 2 isoform X2, producing MSASDNDSVDLTRSGSPVHHRKRHMESSKSPRSSKHHHSRSRSRSRDRKRDRKYRRSRSRSKEARKRDSEKPSKSHRKTDEPQDQERLSAENGEERSRRKDRKSSKGRSLSRSHSRERRHHSRSRDKRRSRSRSRDKKKKARSRSGSRTKHRHHSRSRSKSREHKKRTEKVRRKSRSRTPSPPAFRGRNTAMDAQEALARRLERAKKLQEQKEKEMFEKQQQQQQEIAAAAAAAAVSNPALNVAALLASGTQVTPQIAMAAQMAALQAKTLAETGIAVPSYYNPSAVNPMKFAEQEKKRKMLWQGKKDGEKSQTAELWEKLNFGNKDQNVKFRKLMGIKGDDDVEAAKPLNDDGMKTLQKQEEMFRNLDVQYEMARSQTHTQRGMGLGFSSSFSRGMDSM
- the rsrc2 gene encoding arginine/serine-rich coiled-coil protein 2 isoform X3 is translated as MSASDNDSVDLTRSGSPVHHRKRHMESSKSPRSSKHHHSRSRSRSRDRKRDRKYRRSRSRSKEARKRDSEKPSKSHRKTDEPQDQERLSAENGEERSRRKDRKSSKGRSLSRSHSRERRHHSRSRDKRRSRSRSRDKKKKARSRSGSRTKHRHHSRSRSKSREHKKRTEKVRRKSRSRTPSPPAFRGRNTAMDAQEALARRLERAKKLQEQKEKEMFEKQQQQQQEIAAAAAAAVSNPALNVAALLASGTQVTPQIAMAAQMAALQAKTLAETGIAVPSYYNPSAVNPMKFAEQEKKRKMLWQGKKDGEKSQTAELWEKLNFGNKDQNVKFRKLMGIKGDDDVEAAKPLNDDGMKTLQKQEEMFRNLDVQYEMARSQTHTQRGMGLGFSSSFSRGMDSM